The proteins below are encoded in one region of Campylobacter helveticus:
- the tgt gene encoding tRNA guanosine(34) transglycosylase Tgt, giving the protein MEFKLKHKDNHARVCEIKTAHSSFLTPIFMPVGTAAAVKSLDAYDMSEILKAKIILANTYHLYLRPGSKIIRNLGGLHNFTRFSHSFLTDSGGFQAFSLSQNTKHFEEGIKFKSHIDGSLHLFTPKSVLETQYDFNSDICMVLDDLVALPASRKRVELSVERTIKWAKEAITHHKFKQQQGEALSQNVFGIIQGGTEFDLRKKCALELCEMDFDGLAIGGLSVGEENALMYEVVENLTPFMDEGRPRYLMGVGTPEDLVENVERGVDMFDCVMPTRNARNGTFFTSFGKFNIKRAEFINDNESIDKTCSCYTCKTYSRAYLNHLFKAKELTFFRLASLHNLHYYLTLVKEMRGAIMQNKFSEFKKEFYAKRS; this is encoded by the coding sequence ATGGAATTTAAACTAAAGCACAAGGATAATCACGCAAGGGTTTGCGAGATAAAAACGGCACATAGTTCTTTTTTAACGCCCATTTTTATGCCTGTTGGCACAGCTGCTGCGGTTAAGAGTCTTGACGCTTATGATATGAGTGAAATTTTAAAAGCGAAAATTATTTTAGCAAATACCTATCATCTTTATTTGCGACCCGGCTCAAAAATTATAAGAAATTTGGGTGGTTTGCATAATTTTACGCGATTTTCTCATAGTTTTTTAACGGATAGTGGTGGCTTTCAAGCTTTTTCTTTGAGTCAAAATACAAAACATTTCGAAGAGGGGATTAAATTTAAAAGTCATATTGATGGGAGTTTGCACCTTTTTACCCCCAAAAGTGTGCTTGAAACGCAGTATGATTTTAATAGTGATATTTGTATGGTTCTTGATGATTTAGTGGCTTTACCTGCGAGTCGAAAGAGGGTTGAACTTTCCGTTGAAAGAACGATAAAGTGGGCAAAAGAGGCTATAACGCATCATAAATTTAAGCAACAACAAGGTGAGGCTTTAAGTCAAAATGTTTTTGGTATTATTCAGGGGGGGACGGAATTTGACTTAAGAAAAAAGTGTGCGTTAGAGCTTTGTGAGATGGACTTTGATGGACTTGCCATAGGTGGTTTAAGCGTGGGTGAGGAAAATGCTCTAATGTATGAGGTTGTTGAGAATTTAACGCCTTTTATGGACGAGGGGCGTCCAAGATATTTAATGGGCGTTGGGACGCCTGAGGATTTAGTGGAAAATGTTGAACGCGGTGTGGATATGTTTGATTGTGTGATGCCAACGAGAAATGCGAGAAACGGCACATTTTTTACAAGCTTTGGGAAATTTAATATCAAAAGAGCTGAATTTATTAATGACAATGAAAGCATTGATAAGACTTGTTCTTGCTATACTTGCAAAACTTACTCAAGAGCATATTTAAATCATCTTTTTAAAGCGAAGGAATTGACATTTTTTAGGCTTGCGAGTTTGCACAATTTGCATTATTATCTAACTTTAGTAAAAGAGATGAGGGGGGCGATAATGCAAAACAAATTTAGCGAATTTAAGAAAGAATTCTACGCAAAAAGAAGCTAA